The Phoenix dactylifera cultivar Barhee BC4 chromosome 15, palm_55x_up_171113_PBpolish2nd_filt_p, whole genome shotgun sequence genome contains a region encoding:
- the LOC103717774 gene encoding transcription factor TGAL6-like isoform X3, translating to MELYLSYLEDNFHHLKTSPNSMSSTSAHFATSRTRRMAVYRPNHQIRMWGNSFKADSSQNTGASTIVEADTKLDNRLEDIPHESLGPSKRYDQEARYDQEANMPADKVVRRLAQNREAARKSRLRKKAYVQQLESSRLKLAQLEQELERAKQQGVYIGRHLGDATLGLAGTVNSGVAAFEIQYVHWVDEQNRQTCELKAALQANVSDIELHMLVESGMSHYDNLFRIKAIAANSDVFYLMSGMWKTDVERFFLWIGGFRPSELLKLLASQLHPLTEQQLVAVRNLQQSSQQAEDALSQGLDRLQQTLAETLTSDPLVASGVADYMGQMANAMGKLEALVGFANQTTFGSKPCSKCTRSSLPARRHKASLP from the exons TCCAAATAGTATGAGTTCTACATCAGCTCATTTTGCAACCTCTAGAACTAGAAGGATGGCTGTATATCGACCAAACCACCAAATTAGGATGTGGGGCAACTCCTTTAAAGCTGACAGCAGTCAAAATACAGGTGCATCTACAATTGTGGAAGCAGATACCAAACTGGACAATAGG TTAGAAGATATTCCTCATGAGAGCCTAGGACCATCAAAAAGATATGATCAAGAGGCAAGATATGATCAAGAGGCAAACATGCCTGCGGATAAG GTAGTAAGACGTCTTGCGCAGAATCGAGAGGCTGCTAGGAAGAGTCGTCTAAGGAAGAAG GCTTATGTTCAGCAGCTAGAATCAAGTCGTCTAAAACTGGCCCAGCTAGAGCAGGAGCTTGAGCGGGCTAAACAGCAG GGTGTGTACATAGGTCGACATTTAGGAGATGCAACTCTTGGATTAGCAGGAACTGTTAATTCAG GTGTTGCTGCTTTTGAAATTCAATATGTGCATTGGGTTGACGAACAGAATCGACAAACTTGTGAACTAAAAGCTGCTTTACAAGCAAATGTCTCTGATATAGAACTCCACATGCTTGTAGAGAGTGGAATGAGCCATTATGATAATCTTTTCCGTATAAAAGCAATTGCTGCAAACTCCGATGTCTTCTATCTAATGTCTGGCATGTGGAAAACAGATGTAGAACGGTTTTTCCTTTGGATCGGGGGATTTCGGCCTTCAGAACTTCTAAAG CTTCTTGCCTCACAATTACACCCTCTAACGGAGCAACAACTTGTGGCTGTCCGTAACCTGCAACAATCTTCTCAGCAAGCTGAAGATGCTCTTTCCCAGGGACTGGATAGACTTCAACAAACTCTTGCGGAGACTCTAACATCTGATCCATTAGTTGCCTCAGGTGTTGCAGATTACATGGGACAAATGGCAAATGCAATGGGAAAGTTGGAGGCTCTTGTAGGCTTTGCGAACCAG ACAACCTTCGGCAGCAAGCCCTGCAGCAAATGTACAAGATCCTCACTACCCGCCAGGCGGCACAAGGCCTCCTTGCCTTAG
- the LOC103717774 gene encoding transcription factor TGA2.2-like isoform X2, producing MSSTSAHFATSRTRRMAVYRPNHQIRMWGNSFKADSSQNTGASTIVEADTKLDNRLEDIPHESLGPSKRYDQEARYDQEANMPADKVVRRLAQNREAARKSRLRKKAYVQQLESSRLKLAQLEQELERAKQQGVYIGRHLGDATLGLAGTVNSGVAAFEIQYVHWVDEQNRQTCELKAALQANVSDIELHMLVESGMSHYDNLFRIKAIAANSDVFYLMSGMWKTDVERFFLWIGGFRPSELLKLLASQLHPLTEQQLVAVRNLQQSSQQAEDALSQGLDRLQQTLAETLTSDPLVASGVADYMGQMANAMGKLEALVGFANQADNLRQQALQQMYKILTTRQAAQGLLALGDYFQRLRALSSLWDARPREPA from the exons ATGAGTTCTACATCAGCTCATTTTGCAACCTCTAGAACTAGAAGGATGGCTGTATATCGACCAAACCACCAAATTAGGATGTGGGGCAACTCCTTTAAAGCTGACAGCAGTCAAAATACAGGTGCATCTACAATTGTGGAAGCAGATACCAAACTGGACAATAGG TTAGAAGATATTCCTCATGAGAGCCTAGGACCATCAAAAAGATATGATCAAGAGGCAAGATATGATCAAGAGGCAAACATGCCTGCGGATAAG GTAGTAAGACGTCTTGCGCAGAATCGAGAGGCTGCTAGGAAGAGTCGTCTAAGGAAGAAG GCTTATGTTCAGCAGCTAGAATCAAGTCGTCTAAAACTGGCCCAGCTAGAGCAGGAGCTTGAGCGGGCTAAACAGCAG GGTGTGTACATAGGTCGACATTTAGGAGATGCAACTCTTGGATTAGCAGGAACTGTTAATTCAG GTGTTGCTGCTTTTGAAATTCAATATGTGCATTGGGTTGACGAACAGAATCGACAAACTTGTGAACTAAAAGCTGCTTTACAAGCAAATGTCTCTGATATAGAACTCCACATGCTTGTAGAGAGTGGAATGAGCCATTATGATAATCTTTTCCGTATAAAAGCAATTGCTGCAAACTCCGATGTCTTCTATCTAATGTCTGGCATGTGGAAAACAGATGTAGAACGGTTTTTCCTTTGGATCGGGGGATTTCGGCCTTCAGAACTTCTAAAG CTTCTTGCCTCACAATTACACCCTCTAACGGAGCAACAACTTGTGGCTGTCCGTAACCTGCAACAATCTTCTCAGCAAGCTGAAGATGCTCTTTCCCAGGGACTGGATAGACTTCAACAAACTCTTGCGGAGACTCTAACATCTGATCCATTAGTTGCCTCAGGTGTTGCAGATTACATGGGACAAATGGCAAATGCAATGGGAAAGTTGGAGGCTCTTGTAGGCTTTGCGAACCAG GCAGACAACCTTCGGCAGCAAGCCCTGCAGCAAATGTACAAGATCCTCACTACCCGCCAGGCGGCACAAGGCCTCCTTGCCTTAGGTGATTACTTCCAGCGACTTCGCGCTCTGAGTTCTCTTTGGGATGCCCGTCCTCGTGAACCAGCTTAG
- the LOC103717774 gene encoding transcription factor TGA4-like isoform X4, translated as MLEDIPHESLGPSKRYDQEARYDQEANMPADKVVRRLAQNREAARKSRLRKKAYVQQLESSRLKLAQLEQELERAKQQGVYIGRHLGDATLGLAGTVNSGVAAFEIQYVHWVDEQNRQTCELKAALQANVSDIELHMLVESGMSHYDNLFRIKAIAANSDVFYLMSGMWKTDVERFFLWIGGFRPSELLKLLASQLHPLTEQQLVAVRNLQQSSQQAEDALSQGLDRLQQTLAETLTSDPLVASGVADYMGQMANAMGKLEALVGFANQADNLRQQALQQMYKILTTRQAAQGLLALGDYFQRLRALSSLWDARPREPA; from the exons ATG TTAGAAGATATTCCTCATGAGAGCCTAGGACCATCAAAAAGATATGATCAAGAGGCAAGATATGATCAAGAGGCAAACATGCCTGCGGATAAG GTAGTAAGACGTCTTGCGCAGAATCGAGAGGCTGCTAGGAAGAGTCGTCTAAGGAAGAAG GCTTATGTTCAGCAGCTAGAATCAAGTCGTCTAAAACTGGCCCAGCTAGAGCAGGAGCTTGAGCGGGCTAAACAGCAG GGTGTGTACATAGGTCGACATTTAGGAGATGCAACTCTTGGATTAGCAGGAACTGTTAATTCAG GTGTTGCTGCTTTTGAAATTCAATATGTGCATTGGGTTGACGAACAGAATCGACAAACTTGTGAACTAAAAGCTGCTTTACAAGCAAATGTCTCTGATATAGAACTCCACATGCTTGTAGAGAGTGGAATGAGCCATTATGATAATCTTTTCCGTATAAAAGCAATTGCTGCAAACTCCGATGTCTTCTATCTAATGTCTGGCATGTGGAAAACAGATGTAGAACGGTTTTTCCTTTGGATCGGGGGATTTCGGCCTTCAGAACTTCTAAAG CTTCTTGCCTCACAATTACACCCTCTAACGGAGCAACAACTTGTGGCTGTCCGTAACCTGCAACAATCTTCTCAGCAAGCTGAAGATGCTCTTTCCCAGGGACTGGATAGACTTCAACAAACTCTTGCGGAGACTCTAACATCTGATCCATTAGTTGCCTCAGGTGTTGCAGATTACATGGGACAAATGGCAAATGCAATGGGAAAGTTGGAGGCTCTTGTAGGCTTTGCGAACCAG GCAGACAACCTTCGGCAGCAAGCCCTGCAGCAAATGTACAAGATCCTCACTACCCGCCAGGCGGCACAAGGCCTCCTTGCCTTAGGTGATTACTTCCAGCGACTTCGCGCTCTGAGTTCTCTTTGGGATGCCCGTCCTCGTGAACCAGCTTAG
- the LOC103717774 gene encoding transcription factor TGA2.2-like isoform X1, with protein MELYLSYLEDNFHHLKTSPNSMSSTSAHFATSRTRRMAVYRPNHQIRMWGNSFKADSSQNTGASTIVEADTKLDNRLEDIPHESLGPSKRYDQEARYDQEANMPADKVVRRLAQNREAARKSRLRKKAYVQQLESSRLKLAQLEQELERAKQQGVYIGRHLGDATLGLAGTVNSGVAAFEIQYVHWVDEQNRQTCELKAALQANVSDIELHMLVESGMSHYDNLFRIKAIAANSDVFYLMSGMWKTDVERFFLWIGGFRPSELLKLLASQLHPLTEQQLVAVRNLQQSSQQAEDALSQGLDRLQQTLAETLTSDPLVASGVADYMGQMANAMGKLEALVGFANQADNLRQQALQQMYKILTTRQAAQGLLALGDYFQRLRALSSLWDARPREPA; from the exons TCCAAATAGTATGAGTTCTACATCAGCTCATTTTGCAACCTCTAGAACTAGAAGGATGGCTGTATATCGACCAAACCACCAAATTAGGATGTGGGGCAACTCCTTTAAAGCTGACAGCAGTCAAAATACAGGTGCATCTACAATTGTGGAAGCAGATACCAAACTGGACAATAGG TTAGAAGATATTCCTCATGAGAGCCTAGGACCATCAAAAAGATATGATCAAGAGGCAAGATATGATCAAGAGGCAAACATGCCTGCGGATAAG GTAGTAAGACGTCTTGCGCAGAATCGAGAGGCTGCTAGGAAGAGTCGTCTAAGGAAGAAG GCTTATGTTCAGCAGCTAGAATCAAGTCGTCTAAAACTGGCCCAGCTAGAGCAGGAGCTTGAGCGGGCTAAACAGCAG GGTGTGTACATAGGTCGACATTTAGGAGATGCAACTCTTGGATTAGCAGGAACTGTTAATTCAG GTGTTGCTGCTTTTGAAATTCAATATGTGCATTGGGTTGACGAACAGAATCGACAAACTTGTGAACTAAAAGCTGCTTTACAAGCAAATGTCTCTGATATAGAACTCCACATGCTTGTAGAGAGTGGAATGAGCCATTATGATAATCTTTTCCGTATAAAAGCAATTGCTGCAAACTCCGATGTCTTCTATCTAATGTCTGGCATGTGGAAAACAGATGTAGAACGGTTTTTCCTTTGGATCGGGGGATTTCGGCCTTCAGAACTTCTAAAG CTTCTTGCCTCACAATTACACCCTCTAACGGAGCAACAACTTGTGGCTGTCCGTAACCTGCAACAATCTTCTCAGCAAGCTGAAGATGCTCTTTCCCAGGGACTGGATAGACTTCAACAAACTCTTGCGGAGACTCTAACATCTGATCCATTAGTTGCCTCAGGTGTTGCAGATTACATGGGACAAATGGCAAATGCAATGGGAAAGTTGGAGGCTCTTGTAGGCTTTGCGAACCAG GCAGACAACCTTCGGCAGCAAGCCCTGCAGCAAATGTACAAGATCCTCACTACCCGCCAGGCGGCACAAGGCCTCCTTGCCTTAGGTGATTACTTCCAGCGACTTCGCGCTCTGAGTTCTCTTTGGGATGCCCGTCCTCGTGAACCAGCTTAG